A region from the Solibacillus sp. FSL H8-0523 genome encodes:
- a CDS encoding catalase — MEENTLTNRQGHPITNNQQIRSVGKRGPATLENYDFIEKISHFDRERIPERVVHARGAGAHGYFEAYGTVGDKSIADYTRAKLFQKKGKKTPVFVRFSSVIHGGHSPETLRDPRGFAVKFYTEEGNWDLVGNNLKIFFIRDAMKFPDMIHAFKPDPVTNIQDAERFFDFCAASPESFHMVTLIYSPWGIPANYRMMQGSGVNTYKWVNEAGKAVLIKYHWEPKQGIRNLTQQQAQDIQGKNFNHATQDLFDAIEEGDYPEWELFVQMMEDGEHPELDFDPLDDTKLWPEDKFPWLAVGKMTLNKNPDDYFTEVEQVAFGTGVLVDGLDFSDDKMLQGRTFSYSDTQRYRVGANYLQLPINAPKKQVATNQRGGQMQLKVDGHENPHINYEPSLLGGLKEAKQTGKEYTPFIEGNLVRAPLDRTNDTKQAGESYRKFEKWEQDDLILNLTTDLAKCAPAIQETMIRYAEQADEEYGRRLRENLQHTKSTGPLGNADSDEAVEQAINESQETDRL, encoded by the coding sequence ATGGAAGAAAACACATTAACAAACAGACAAGGGCACCCGATAACGAACAATCAACAAATTCGTTCTGTTGGCAAGCGTGGGCCTGCAACACTTGAAAACTATGATTTTATTGAAAAAATAAGCCATTTTGACCGCGAACGTATACCTGAACGCGTGGTACATGCAAGAGGCGCTGGGGCGCACGGTTATTTTGAAGCGTACGGGACAGTTGGTGACAAGTCAATTGCTGACTATACGCGTGCCAAACTATTTCAGAAGAAGGGCAAGAAAACGCCCGTATTTGTTCGTTTTTCAAGCGTTATTCATGGTGGGCATTCACCAGAAACATTGCGTGATCCACGTGGATTTGCCGTGAAATTTTATACCGAGGAAGGCAATTGGGATTTAGTCGGCAATAATTTAAAAATTTTCTTTATCCGCGATGCGATGAAGTTTCCTGATATGATTCATGCCTTCAAGCCAGATCCAGTAACCAATATTCAAGATGCCGAGCGCTTTTTTGACTTTTGTGCGGCCTCACCAGAAAGCTTTCATATGGTAACGCTCATTTATTCGCCGTGGGGGATTCCCGCAAATTACCGCATGATGCAAGGCTCTGGTGTGAACACGTACAAATGGGTGAATGAAGCGGGTAAGGCGGTGCTCATTAAATACCACTGGGAGCCAAAGCAAGGGATTCGTAATTTAACACAGCAGCAAGCACAAGACATTCAAGGGAAAAACTTTAATCATGCGACACAAGATTTATTTGATGCAATTGAGGAGGGCGATTACCCGGAATGGGAGCTATTTGTGCAAATGATGGAGGACGGCGAGCATCCAGAGCTTGATTTTGACCCGCTTGATGATACGAAGTTGTGGCCAGAAGATAAGTTTCCATGGCTTGCGGTTGGTAAAATGACGCTCAATAAAAATCCAGACGATTATTTTACTGAAGTTGAACAAGTAGCATTTGGTACGGGCGTCTTAGTAGACGGACTTGATTTTTCTGATGATAAAATGCTGCAGGGGCGTACATTTAGCTATTCCGATACGCAGCGTTACCGAGTGGGTGCGAACTATTTGCAACTACCGATTAATGCACCGAAAAAGCAAGTTGCCACAAATCAACGTGGTGGACAAATGCAACTAAAAGTAGACGGACATGAAAATCCGCATATCAATTACGAGCCTTCATTATTAGGCGGCTTAAAAGAGGCAAAGCAAACGGGAAAAGAGTATACACCGTTTATTGAAGGGAATTTAGTACGCGCCCCACTTGACCGTACAAATGATACGAAGCAGGCTGGTGAATCGTATCGTAAATTTGAGAAATGGGAGCAAGATGACCTCATTTTAAATTTAACGACTGATTTAGCGAAATGCGCCCCAGCCATTCAAGAAACGATGATTCGTTACGCAGAACAAGCAGATGAGGAATATGGTCGCAGGTTACGTGAAAACTTACAACATACAAAAAGCACAGGTCCGCTTGGTAACGCAGATAGTGATGAGGCTGTCGAGCAAGCGATCAATGAAAGTCAAGAAACCGACCGATTATAG